GGTTGTCGGTATCGCAGTTTGTGGCTTCTTAAATGTGGTTGTGGCTTTTAGCATGGCGATGTTCGTCGCCATCCGCGCACGCCGTATCCAGACCCCACAACGAAATCAAATTTATCGCGCGGTGCTTGCTCGCCTTCGCAAATATCCACTGAGTTTATTTTATCCGAGAAAACAGACAACGGAAGGATAAAATCACCATGGCTTATTCCAAACCTTGCGAACAGTTTCGTCTAATTTAAATTTGTTCGAAACAATATAGTAAGGAGGGTTCGTATGAGCATGATGGATTCCATCCAAGAAAAAGCAGCCAGTGTTTTCGGATCATCTAACACTCAACTCACGCAGGCGGTCTCAAAAATCATTGATGAATGCGGCGGCATGGATGGGTTGATTAAAAAATTTCAAGATAAGGGGCTCGGAGACACCGTCCAATCTTGGATTGGTAATACTCCAAACAAATCAGTGACTGCGGACCAA
The sequence above is drawn from the Bdellovibrionales bacterium genome and encodes:
- a CDS encoding DUF937 domain-containing protein; protein product: MSMMDSIQEKAASVFGSSNTQLTQAVSKIIDECGGMDGLIKKFQDKGLGDTVQSWIGNTPNKSVTADQITNVLGPALLQKVASKVGMAPETLSQQLATYLPLLVDKLSPEGMVPHEGWWAKSLDKAKEFFGMNKH